In Fibrobacter sp. UBA4297, a genomic segment contains:
- the thrH gene encoding bifunctional phosphoserine phosphatase/homoserine phosphotransferase ThrH: MFTKQCVVTLDLEGVLAPEIWIAVAEKTGIKDLRLTTRDIPDYDVLMKGRIKILERENIKLSDIQNVIANLGLLDGARDFMDTLRDEAQVIILSDTFQEFAYPIMKNLGFPTIFCHNLVVENDMIKGYHLRMSDQKTKVVKHLQELNFKVFASGDSFNDTGMLKQADKGCFFCAPDSIVAQFPQLEATKTYAELLDKFHKFQDSL, translated from the coding sequence ATGTTTACTAAGCAATGTGTTGTCACTCTTGACTTGGAAGGCGTTCTTGCGCCAGAAATCTGGATTGCCGTCGCCGAAAAGACGGGCATCAAGGACCTCCGCCTCACCACTCGCGACATCCCCGACTACGACGTGCTCATGAAGGGCCGCATCAAGATTCTCGAACGCGAAAACATCAAGCTCTCTGACATCCAAAACGTTATCGCAAACCTCGGACTCCTCGATGGTGCCCGTGACTTTATGGACACGCTCCGCGACGAAGCCCAGGTGATTATTCTCTCGGACACGTTCCAGGAATTCGCCTACCCCATCATGAAGAATCTCGGATTCCCGACAATTTTCTGCCACAATCTCGTGGTCGAAAACGACATGATCAAGGGTTATCACTTGCGCATGAGCGACCAGAAGACGAAGGTCGTAAAGCATTTGCAGGAACTCAACTTTAAGGTGTTCGCCTCGGGCGATTCCTTCAACGACACGGGCATGCTCAAGCAGGCAGACAAGGGTTGCTTCTTCTGCGCTCCGGATTCCATCGTGGCACAGTTCCCGCAGCTCGAAGCCACAAAGACTTACGCAGAACTTTTGGACAAATTCCACAAATTCCAAGATTCGCTGTAA
- a CDS encoding Hsp33 family molecular chaperone HslO produces the protein MNFKDRIIRATGKKTPFRLIVVDLTETMNEIGRHHNAKGFALKLLAENSIASIFLSAGLKFAGTVSYTTTFGGEITKIQTDSTPMGLVRAMIPQAELQAIGANEPALVPQHVQVVKLNEQGKRVHESIIEAPSVSVGQNLATYLLQSEQIRSAVGIEAQYNTQDPSVLDYAAGFYIEAFPDLEDKDINLIEVIVQNLPKFCDMYKADKGFDLDELLDQLRGPYDIEVVREIDPKPFCPCSKDRMLATLATLPLKDLQELSSENKDLNVVCDFCRTNYTITPADMQEIIDERNKKI, from the coding sequence ATGAATTTTAAAGACAGAATCATCCGTGCGACGGGCAAAAAAACGCCCTTCCGCCTTATCGTGGTCGATTTGACTGAGACCATGAACGAAATCGGCCGTCACCACAACGCCAAGGGTTTTGCCCTCAAGTTGCTTGCCGAAAACTCCATTGCAAGCATTTTCCTGAGCGCAGGCCTTAAATTCGCAGGTACAGTTTCCTATACCACTACTTTTGGTGGCGAAATTACGAAAATTCAAACAGACTCGACCCCGATGGGTCTTGTCCGCGCCATGATTCCGCAGGCTGAACTCCAGGCAATCGGAGCAAACGAACCCGCCCTCGTGCCTCAGCATGTGCAAGTCGTAAAGTTGAACGAACAGGGCAAGCGCGTTCACGAAAGCATTATCGAAGCTCCGTCCGTTTCCGTGGGTCAGAACCTCGCTACATACCTTTTGCAGTCCGAACAGATTCGCTCTGCCGTTGGAATCGAAGCCCAGTACAACACTCAGGACCCGAGCGTACTCGATTACGCCGCAGGCTTCTACATAGAAGCTTTCCCGGACCTCGAGGACAAGGACATCAACTTAATCGAAGTCATCGTGCAAAACCTCCCGAAGTTCTGCGACATGTACAAGGCAGACAAGGGCTTTGACCTTGATGAACTTCTGGACCAGCTCCGCGGCCCGTACGACATCGAAGTGGTGCGCGAAATCGACCCGAAGCCCTTCTGCCCGTGCAGCAAGGACCGCATGCTCGCAACGCTTGCAACGCTCCCGCTCAAGGACCTGCAAGAACTCAGCAGCGAAAACAAGGACTTAAACGTTGTCTGCGACTTCTGCCGTACAAACTACACAATTACACCTGCTGACATGCAAGAAATTATAGACGAGAGAAATAAGAAAATATAG
- a CDS encoding FISUMP domain-containing protein — protein MRKFVRAMCHPGAQSAIGSIMVLLLTIALIACGGDSGTSANDGDGGSETAMTSSSRHSGPDPESSSSKTVSSSSVKTVSSSSSVIPASSGNLPSSSSKRVESSSSQKIASSSSSTTRKAVSSSSVKAVSSSSSVKAVSSSSSVIPASSGNLPSSSSKKVESSSSQKTASSSSLNNDVSSGVEYKPYAHDTCLAGNWNIHKSVYKQFTDPRNGRSYYYYTATSYKTGESVTVMAENLNIGEMVLGENDQNDDTKIERYCYNNDTTNCDKYGGLYQWAEMMQLPSSCNTESCYKKIRRDHRGICPEGWRLFTWDDYEIVKDYYDKYDEGITPGLRSQCFSGYNTSGFSLIGGGLRTAEGKFKKLTEYAAWFRPEEYKNGSDVKAFSAIVSSLINDAPSKDEDWDLKVKGFSVRCTKIE, from the coding sequence ATGAGAAAATTCGTAAGAGCTATGTGTCATCCTGGAGCGCAAAGCGCGATAGGATCCATTATGGTCCTTTTGCTTACCATAGCCCTCATCGCTTGTGGCGGCGATAGCGGGACATCTGCAAATGATGGAGATGGCGGCTCGGAGACCGCCATGACGAGTAGTAGCCGTCATTCCGGACCTGATCCGGAATCTAGCAGTAGTAAGACAGTTTCCTCTTCGTCTGTTAAAACCGTCTCCTCTTCTTCCTCTGTCATTCCCGCCTCGAGCGGGAATCTCCCTTCATCTTCGAGTAAAAGGGTCGAGTCTAGTTCTAGTCAAAAGATTGCTTCCTCCTCGTCCTCGACTACTCGCAAAGCCGTCTCGTCTTCGTCTGTTAAAGCCGTCTCCTCTTCATCATCTGTAAAGGCTGTATCCTCCTCGTCCTCTGTCATTCCCGCCTCGAGCGGGAATCTCCCTTCATCTTCGAGTAAAAAGGTTGAGTCTAGCTCCAGTCAAAAGACGGCTTCTTCTTCGAGTCTGAACAATGATGTATCCAGTGGTGTTGAGTATAAACCGTATGCTCATGATACATGCCTTGCAGGAAACTGGAATATTCACAAGAGCGTTTACAAACAGTTTACCGACCCACGTAATGGCCGTAGTTATTATTACTATACGGCAACTTCGTATAAAACAGGTGAATCTGTAACAGTCATGGCGGAAAATCTGAACATCGGCGAGATGGTTCTTGGTGAAAATGACCAGAATGACGATACAAAGATTGAACGCTATTGCTACAACAATGATACCACTAATTGCGATAAGTATGGTGGGTTGTACCAGTGGGCTGAAATGATGCAGTTACCGAGTAGCTGCAATACCGAAAGTTGCTATAAAAAAATTAGACGCGATCATCGAGGAATTTGTCCTGAGGGCTGGCGCTTGTTTACTTGGGATGATTACGAAATCGTGAAAGATTATTATGACAAATATGATGAAGGTATTACTCCAGGTTTACGCTCGCAGTGCTTTAGTGGGTACAATACAAGTGGTTTTTCCTTAATTGGTGGTGGGTTAAGAACTGCTGAAGGAAAATTTAAAAAATTAACTGAATATGCGGCATGGTTTAGGCCTGAAGAATATAAGAACGGTAGCGATGTTAAAGCTTTTAGTGCTATTGTTTCTAGTTTGATTAACGATGCTCCATCAAAAGATGAAGATTGGGATTTAAAAGTAAAAGGTTTCTCAGTTCGTTGTACAAAGATAGAGTAA
- a CDS encoding RelA/SpoT family protein — translation MMDQAKFTTNQEHIVSVLLKKNPKLDEGILRKAIAFIADAHDGQYRKSGMPYTEHPYEVAKILADLKQDQATVLAGLLHDVVEDTPHTLSEISELFGEDTAFMVDAVTKITAVQESSKTAQKASTYRKLITAMAKDPRVIMIKIADRIHNMRTMRYMKPEKRKSIAQETLDIYVPLTHRFGLYKLKTELEDLSFKYVNPDEYQKIVDALIENKEKRENYVQSVIGPLQIKMALEDFDCTIQGRTKNIYSIYNKMIARGCGFEDIFDIFAIRIIVETIPECYLALGYVHNLWTPLQSRFKDYIATPKPNLYQSIHTTVIGPENKMVEVQIRTKDMDLTAEKGFAAHWAYKMETQHEGEELAWLDHMVKLQSEISDSKEYLDFLKVDLKPEGMTVFTPKGASIELPEGAIVLDFAFAVHTELGLHCIGARINDKVVSLDEPVPHGATIQILKSPNQEPSPEWLEMVKTIKAKQELRKWMKTSIIIQSRSLGKEIWTRELRLLKIEKDKRPKEEDILKHFGITSLNEFFEKIGQGELPLQDIHRFLNGGNDISKETAAIRFYPKFGKDMDNTLTDEMPLMIGQETSLLIHFASCCGPVPGDKIVGVMRPQIGIEVHKSDCPCLKDLPTDQRLPVDWSADVSKPFTTHLTIETDNRRNLPLSILMVLKDENLSLDRMSIASAQYTGRIRMEFKAFRKDQVDAIVTKIRQVEGVRGVEKA, via the coding sequence ATGATGGATCAGGCTAAATTTACAACGAACCAAGAGCACATTGTAAGTGTGCTCCTTAAGAAGAATCCCAAACTTGACGAAGGGATTCTCAGAAAAGCTATAGCCTTTATTGCCGATGCCCACGATGGTCAATACCGCAAGAGCGGCATGCCCTACACAGAACACCCTTACGAAGTGGCCAAGATTCTTGCAGACCTCAAGCAAGACCAAGCAACGGTACTCGCAGGCTTATTGCACGACGTGGTGGAAGACACCCCGCATACCCTCAGTGAAATTTCAGAACTTTTTGGCGAAGACACGGCGTTCATGGTCGATGCGGTGACTAAGATTACCGCCGTCCAGGAATCAAGCAAGACAGCGCAAAAGGCAAGCACCTACCGTAAGCTCATTACGGCCATGGCCAAAGACCCGCGCGTCATCATGATCAAAATCGCGGACCGCATCCACAACATGCGCACCATGCGGTACATGAAACCCGAAAAACGCAAGTCCATCGCCCAGGAAACGCTCGACATATACGTGCCCCTCACCCACAGGTTCGGCCTTTACAAGCTCAAGACCGAGCTCGAGGACCTGAGTTTCAAGTACGTAAACCCAGACGAATACCAGAAAATCGTCGACGCGCTTATCGAAAACAAGGAAAAGCGCGAAAACTACGTGCAATCCGTGATTGGCCCGCTCCAGATCAAGATGGCCCTCGAAGACTTCGACTGCACCATCCAGGGGCGCACCAAGAATATATACAGCATCTATAACAAGATGATTGCACGCGGTTGCGGTTTCGAAGACATCTTCGACATTTTCGCCATCCGCATTATCGTCGAAACGATTCCGGAATGCTACCTCGCTCTGGGTTACGTGCACAACCTCTGGACACCGCTTCAAAGCCGCTTCAAGGACTACATCGCGACCCCGAAGCCGAACCTTTACCAAAGCATCCATACAACCGTCATCGGTCCCGAAAACAAGATGGTCGAAGTCCAGATCCGCACAAAGGACATGGACCTTACCGCCGAAAAGGGATTCGCCGCCCACTGGGCCTACAAGATGGAAACGCAGCACGAAGGCGAAGAACTCGCCTGGCTCGACCACATGGTCAAACTGCAATCCGAAATCTCAGACTCCAAGGAATACCTCGACTTCTTGAAGGTGGACTTGAAGCCCGAAGGCATGACGGTGTTCACCCCGAAGGGCGCATCCATTGAGCTCCCCGAAGGCGCCATCGTTTTGGACTTTGCATTTGCAGTACACACGGAACTTGGGCTCCACTGCATTGGAGCCCGCATTAACGACAAGGTCGTGAGCCTCGATGAACCAGTACCGCACGGCGCGACCATCCAGATTCTAAAGAGCCCAAATCAGGAACCGAGCCCGGAATGGCTTGAAATGGTCAAGACCATCAAGGCAAAGCAGGAGCTCCGCAAGTGGATGAAGACAAGCATCATCATCCAGTCCCGTAGCCTCGGTAAAGAAATCTGGACGCGCGAACTGCGCCTCCTTAAAATCGAAAAGGACAAACGCCCGAAGGAAGAGGATATACTCAAACACTTCGGCATCACAAGCCTCAACGAGTTTTTTGAAAAGATTGGTCAGGGCGAACTGCCGCTCCAGGACATCCACCGTTTCTTGAACGGCGGAAACGATATATCCAAGGAAACCGCAGCCATCCGCTTCTACCCGAAATTCGGAAAAGACATGGACAATACGCTCACCGACGAAATGCCATTGATGATTGGCCAGGAAACTAGCCTCCTCATCCATTTTGCTAGTTGCTGCGGCCCTGTCCCAGGCGATAAGATTGTCGGCGTGATGCGCCCGCAAATCGGTATTGAAGTCCACAAGAGCGACTGCCCTTGCCTCAAAGACTTGCCGACCGACCAACGCCTCCCTGTCGACTGGAGCGCCGACGTTTCGAAGCCATTTACCACGCACCTCACAATTGAAACAGACAACCGCAGGAACTTGCCGTTAAGCATCCTGATGGTTCTGAAAGACGAGAACCTGTCCCTTGACCGCATGAGCATCGCGAGCGCCCAATACACAGGTCGCATCCGTATGGAATTCAAGGCGTTCCGCAAGGACCAGGTCGATGCCATTGTGACCAAGATAAGGCAAGTCGAGGGCGTCAGAGGGGTTGAAAAAGCATGA
- the nuoB gene encoding NADH-quinone oxidoreductase subunit NuoB: MGIINLAPKILDPIPGGKYVVNAIDYIVNWARANSIWPLTYGTSCCAIEMMSSSMARYDIARFGSEVFRSSPRQADLFILAGTITRRMAPAIQMLWEQIPGPKYVIAMGACTISGGPFIYDNYSVVRGAQNLIPVDVFVPGCPPRPEALFHGLLTLREKILKETCRNPWHEGEPKDVSTMDRYREAAKTWAALEEMKDEQMAEARAKFKEENPDYKSTFKPIRVKKPDFPEVERVPFKRLGLTQQELFAKLRAKFPNVTVHTRGEDTPEDVVAKMPADCPLEVMLEKEDYLNVVEFVKNDPEFKMDYLIDVTAIDYDDHFDMVTMLRSLEIGHKIFLCVQLKKDFSIDEEKRPTSLLASVPTISHLYPGAEIKEREVYDMFGIKFENHPDLRRIFLDKDFVGYPLRKDFTHPEMIRRPI, from the coding sequence ATGGGAATAATCAATTTAGCTCCAAAGATCTTGGACCCTATCCCCGGTGGAAAGTACGTTGTAAACGCCATCGACTATATTGTGAACTGGGCCCGTGCAAACTCCATTTGGCCTCTGACATACGGTACTAGCTGCTGCGCCATCGAAATGATGTCGAGCTCTATGGCCCGTTATGACATTGCCCGTTTTGGCTCTGAAGTGTTCCGCTCGTCCCCGAGACAGGCAGACTTGTTTATTTTGGCAGGAACAATTACCCGCCGCATGGCACCCGCCATCCAGATGCTTTGGGAACAAATTCCAGGACCCAAGTACGTAATTGCAATGGGAGCCTGCACGATTAGCGGCGGCCCGTTCATCTACGACAACTATTCTGTTGTCCGTGGTGCACAGAACTTGATCCCGGTCGACGTGTTCGTTCCCGGTTGCCCGCCACGCCCCGAAGCCTTGTTCCACGGGCTTTTGACGCTCCGCGAAAAGATCCTCAAGGAAACTTGCCGCAACCCGTGGCACGAAGGCGAACCGAAAGACGTTTCGACAATGGACCGCTACCGCGAAGCCGCAAAGACCTGGGCCGCTCTCGAAGAAATGAAAGACGAGCAAATGGCAGAAGCCCGCGCGAAGTTCAAGGAAGAAAATCCGGACTACAAGAGTACCTTCAAGCCGATTCGTGTCAAGAAGCCGGATTTTCCAGAAGTGGAACGTGTGCCGTTCAAGCGCTTGGGCCTTACGCAGCAAGAGCTTTTTGCAAAGCTCCGCGCCAAGTTCCCGAACGTGACTGTGCATACGCGCGGTGAAGACACTCCAGAAGATGTCGTCGCCAAGATGCCTGCGGACTGCCCGCTCGAAGTCATGCTCGAAAAAGAGGACTACTTGAACGTTGTTGAATTTGTCAAGAACGATCCTGAATTCAAGATGGATTACCTGATTGACGTGACCGCCATTGACTACGACGACCACTTCGACATGGTGACAATGCTCAGAAGTCTTGAAATCGGCCACAAGATTTTCCTTTGCGTGCAGCTCAAGAAAGACTTCTCGATTGACGAAGAAAAACGCCCGACATCGCTTTTGGCAAGCGTCCCAACAATCTCGCACCTCTACCCCGGTGCAGAAATCAAGGAACGCGAAGTTTACGACATGTTCGGCATCAAGTTTGAAAACCACCCCGACCTTCGCCGCATCTTCTTGGACAAGGACTTCGTGGGTTACCCGCTCCGTAAAGACTTTACTCACCCGGAAATGATTAGGAGGCCTATATGA
- a CDS encoding DUF3467 domain-containing protein, which produces MRFVLVTLVCHARHLSPRTCSGVAILARHSEAASNATNVVAGREEVMVLLGVNRAWKMNQEKVDVDLAERVVMTPFTAKRLAIMLGATLKAYEAKYGKIEIGIPEGNKG; this is translated from the coding sequence TTGAGATTTGTCCTTGTTACCTTGGTTTGTCATGCCCGCCACTTGTCACCCCGGACTTGTTCCGGGGTCGCCATCCTTGCGCGTCATTCTGAAGCCGCCAGCAATGCGACCAATGTTGTTGCCGGTCGCGAAGAAGTTATGGTGCTCTTGGGCGTAAATCGCGCCTGGAAAATGAATCAGGAAAAAGTCGATGTTGATCTCGCCGAACGCGTGGTGATGACTCCGTTCACGGCAAAGCGCCTTGCCATTATGCTTGGTGCAACCCTCAAGGCATACGAAGCCAAGTACGGAAAAATCGAAATCGGTATCCCGGAAGGCAATAAGGGTTAA
- a CDS encoding NADH-quinone oxidoreductase subunit D, whose protein sequence is MSHQLPPGFRLERKSNTEEFFINMGPQHPSTHGALRLTLRMDGETIVELVPHFGYIHRGMEKQAESMSYLQYIAMSDRQDYLTAIQNNLGVVIALEKGMNVGVPLRGEYIRVMLQELGRIASHLVFYGCFGGDLGGQTCLLFGFKEREMIHDILEEVTGSRLTTNFFRPGGSRYDVPDTFIPRVKAFLDHMEDTMKDYERFLSKNIIVLERSIGIGVLSKEDAIAYGCSGPVLRASGVNFDVRRANPYSIYDQLDFDVPVFQNGDCYDRYKIRIAEIHQSMKILRQCVEKFPEGPWRSKEKPVRLPVGRYYSEIETAKGLYATYVVAATTGEKPYRIHTRGPSFPHIAALNKMVQGHKISDLVTIMATLDPVIPEIDR, encoded by the coding sequence ATGAGTCATCAGTTACCTCCGGGATTTCGCCTCGAACGCAAATCGAATACTGAAGAATTTTTCATCAACATGGGTCCGCAGCACCCAAGTACTCACGGTGCATTGCGTCTCACGCTCCGCATGGACGGCGAAACGATTGTAGAACTGGTCCCGCACTTTGGCTATATCCACCGCGGTATGGAAAAGCAAGCGGAATCGATGAGCTACTTGCAGTACATCGCCATGTCGGACCGTCAGGACTATCTGACCGCCATCCAGAATAACTTGGGCGTCGTGATTGCTCTTGAAAAGGGCATGAACGTGGGCGTTCCGCTCCGTGGCGAATACATCCGCGTGATGCTCCAGGAACTGGGCCGCATTGCCTCGCACTTGGTGTTCTACGGTTGCTTTGGCGGTGACCTTGGCGGCCAAACGTGCCTCTTGTTCGGTTTCAAGGAACGTGAAATGATTCACGACATCCTTGAAGAAGTCACAGGTTCCCGCCTTACGACAAACTTCTTTAGACCGGGCGGAAGCCGCTACGATGTGCCGGATACGTTTATCCCGCGCGTAAAAGCATTCCTCGACCACATGGAAGATACGATGAAGGACTACGAAAGATTCCTTTCGAAAAACATCATCGTGTTGGAACGCAGCATTGGCATTGGCGTTCTTTCCAAAGAAGATGCAATCGCTTACGGTTGCTCGGGTCCTGTGCTCCGCGCTAGCGGCGTGAACTTTGACGTGCGCCGTGCAAACCCGTATAGCATTTACGACCAGCTCGACTTTGACGTGCCCGTATTCCAAAACGGCGACTGCTACGACCGCTACAAAATCCGCATTGCTGAAATCCATCAATCCATGAAGATTTTGCGCCAGTGCGTCGAAAAGTTTCCCGAAGGGCCGTGGCGCAGCAAGGAAAAGCCGGTGCGACTCCCCGTGGGCCGCTACTACAGCGAAATTGAAACCGCAAAGGGTCTTTACGCGACTTATGTTGTCGCCGCAACGACCGGTGAAAAGCCGTACCGCATCCACACGCGCGGTCCAAGTTTCCCGCATATTGCCGCCCTCAACA
- a CDS encoding DJ-1 family glyoxalase III, with product MQILVLLADGFEETEFVVPVDLWRRAGFKVTIASVSGADLVNGLHGLKIQSDVALNKLEPTDFDAVFLPGGGVGVQNLKASAAVENAICSLNDDNKWILAICAAPTVLSKARILVDRKATCYPGCETDLVCREFSTDRVVVDGHIVTSRGPGTAEEFALKCIAEMGSTELSEQIQRQIVAR from the coding sequence ATGCAAATTCTCGTACTCTTGGCTGATGGTTTTGAGGAAACGGAATTCGTTGTTCCTGTTGATTTGTGGCGCCGTGCCGGATTCAAGGTGACTATTGCGTCTGTTTCGGGGGCTGATTTAGTCAATGGCCTTCATGGGCTCAAAATCCAGTCCGATGTTGCTTTGAATAAACTTGAACCGACCGATTTCGATGCTGTTTTCTTGCCGGGTGGCGGTGTAGGTGTGCAGAACCTCAAGGCAAGTGCTGCTGTTGAAAATGCAATTTGCAGTCTCAATGATGATAATAAATGGATTTTGGCTATTTGTGCCGCTCCGACGGTACTCAGCAAGGCGAGAATTCTTGTCGACAGAAAGGCTACGTGTTACCCAGGCTGTGAAACAGACCTTGTTTGTCGCGAATTCTCTACGGATCGCGTTGTTGTCGATGGTCATATCGTTACAAGCCGTGGTCCGGGTACGGCTGAAGAATTTGCTCTAAAGTGCATTGCCGAGATGGGTAGCACTGAACTTTCTGAACAAATCCAACGTCAAATCGTTGCTCGCTAA
- a CDS encoding NADH-quinone oxidoreductase subunit A: MSEYIILSIFLFLGAFIAAAATVTGLLLGYRTKNTKNKMAPYECGMETIGNARIQFKVGYYLFALLFLVFDIEALFLFPVMMNFKEIMAGHTALPPSVVIIDLIIFIAILVSGLAYAWKKGILKWE; this comes from the coding sequence ATGTCAGAATATATAATACTATCAATCTTCCTTTTTCTAGGCGCGTTTATCGCGGCGGCGGCAACCGTCACAGGCCTATTGCTAGGCTACCGCACCAAGAATACAAAGAACAAGATGGCACCGTACGAATGCGGTATGGAAACCATCGGCAACGCAAGAATTCAGTTCAAGGTGGGCTACTACCTGTTCGCCTTGCTCTTCCTCGTGTTTGATATCGAAGCGCTGTTCCTCTTCCCCGTCATGATGAACTTCAAAGAAATCATGGCAGGCCACACGGCGCTCCCGCCATCAGTCGTCATTATTGACCTTATCATCTTCATTGCGATTCTCGTTTCGGGCCTTGCTTACGCCTGGAAAAAAGGAATTCTCAAATGGGAATAA
- the sufB gene encoding Fe-S cluster assembly protein SufB, whose protein sequence is MSENYKYGFVTDIENEAFEKGLNEDIIRRASALRGEPQFMLDFRLRAYEKLKTMKQPNWGELHFNPVDLQDIVYYSAPKTKKSHEKIEDVDPELLATFEKLGIPLDEQKRLANVAVDAVFDSVSIYTSHKKKLMEMGIIFCSISDAIKEYPELIEEYLGSVVPAGDNYFAALNSAVFGDGSFVYIPPGVKCPMDLSTYFRINNKEAGQFERTLIIADDDASVSYLEGCTAPEFSSKQLHSAIVELVAKENAKIKYSTVQNWYAGDRETGAGGVYNFVTKRGKCAGKNSRISWTQVETGSAITWKYPSCILQGDNSVGEFYSVALTNGHMQADTGTKMIHIGKNTKSTIISKGISADYSSNAYRGEVSIRKSATGARNYTQCDSMLVGTKSAAHTFPYITVANASAQTEHEATTSRISEDQLFYFESRGIKREDAIQAMVGGFCKDVFKELPGEFATEARQLLTLKLEHSVG, encoded by the coding sequence ATGAGCGAAAATTACAAATACGGATTTGTCACTGATATTGAGAACGAAGCCTTCGAAAAAGGCCTTAACGAGGATATCATCCGCAGGGCGTCAGCGCTCCGTGGCGAACCGCAGTTCATGCTCGATTTCCGCTTGAGAGCCTACGAAAAGCTCAAGACGATGAAACAGCCCAACTGGGGAGAGCTCCATTTTAACCCTGTCGATTTGCAGGACATCGTCTATTACTCCGCACCGAAGACCAAGAAAAGCCACGAAAAAATTGAAGACGTGGATCCGGAACTCTTGGCGACTTTTGAAAAGCTCGGCATCCCGCTCGACGAACAGAAGCGACTCGCAAACGTGGCCGTCGATGCTGTGTTCGACTCCGTCAGCATTTACACAAGCCACAAGAAGAAGCTCATGGAAATGGGCATTATCTTCTGCTCCATCAGCGACGCCATCAAGGAATACCCGGAACTCATCGAGGAATATCTGGGTAGCGTGGTCCCCGCTGGCGACAACTACTTTGCGGCCCTCAACAGCGCGGTCTTTGGCGACGGTAGCTTCGTCTATATTCCGCCTGGAGTCAAGTGCCCAATGGACCTTTCCACCTACTTCCGCATCAACAACAAGGAAGCAGGCCAGTTCGAACGCACACTGATTATCGCCGATGACGACGCAAGCGTGAGCTACCTTGAAGGCTGCACCGCCCCTGAATTTTCGAGCAAGCAGCTCCATAGCGCCATCGTGGAACTCGTGGCCAAGGAAAACGCTAAAATCAAGTATTCTACCGTGCAAAACTGGTATGCCGGCGACCGCGAAACAGGCGCAGGTGGCGTGTACAACTTCGTCACGAAGCGTGGCAAGTGCGCAGGCAAGAACAGCCGCATCAGCTGGACGCAGGTCGAAACGGGTTCCGCCATCACGTGGAAGTACCCGAGCTGCATCTTGCAGGGCGACAATTCCGTCGGTGAATTCTATAGCGTGGCTCTCACGAACGGCCACATGCAGGCAGACACCGGCACAAAGATGATCCACATCGGCAAGAACACCAAGAGCACGATCATTTCGAAGGGCATCAGCGCAGACTATTCCAGCAACGCCTACCGTGGCGAAGTGAGCATCCGCAAGTCCGCTACAGGCGCCCGCAACTACACCCAGTGCGATAGCATGCTCGTCGGTACCAAGAGCGCCGCCCACACGTTCCCCTACATCACCGTCGCAAACGCAAGCGCCCAGACCGAGCACGAAGCTACGACCAGCCGTATCAGCGAAGACCAGCTGTTCTACTTCGAAAGTCGTGGCATCAAGCGCGAAGACGCTATACAAGCGATGGTGGGCGGATTCTGCAAGGACGTTTTCAAGGAACTCCCGGGCGAATTTGCTACCGAAGCACGCCAGCTCCTCACCCTCAAGCTCGAGCACAGCGTCGGTTAA